From Paenibacillus graminis, a single genomic window includes:
- a CDS encoding M48 family metallopeptidase yields MQIQLGDQTLQLHVQYAKRKKISLQIDMVGLITVKAPTGTSEEMIRSAVQRHGEWILESLRRNAAARQLPAPKEYQGEGRFLYLGKEYLLHELINTGEQDAEKLKLELKKFYFASLKKIAAERITRYQTMLKVKPKSIEIVESRTKWGSCSADKKLTFNYRLAMAPPEVIDYVIIHELCHLLHMNHDRSFWRRLGSVMPDYKEKEAFLARQGQFMTL; encoded by the coding sequence ATGCAGATTCAACTCGGGGATCAGACCCTGCAGCTTCATGTTCAATATGCCAAACGGAAAAAAATCTCCCTGCAGATCGATATGGTAGGGCTTATTACAGTCAAGGCGCCAACGGGTACAAGCGAAGAGATGATCCGCAGCGCAGTACAGCGGCATGGTGAATGGATTCTGGAGAGCCTGCGCAGGAATGCGGCGGCCCGGCAGCTCCCGGCTCCCAAGGAATACCAGGGGGAGGGCAGGTTCCTGTACCTTGGGAAGGAGTATCTGCTGCACGAATTAATTAATACCGGTGAGCAGGATGCGGAGAAGCTGAAGCTTGAGCTGAAAAAGTTTTATTTTGCCAGCCTGAAAAAGATTGCCGCCGAGCGGATCACCCGTTATCAAACGATGCTGAAGGTGAAGCCCAAATCCATTGAAATCGTTGAATCCCGAACCAAATGGGGGAGCTGCAGTGCGGATAAAAAGCTGACCTTCAATTACCGGCTCGCCATGGCGCCGCCTGAGGTCATCGATTATGTAATCATTCATGAGCTGTGTCATCTGCTGCATATGAATCATGACCGGTCCTTTTGGCGCCGTCTCGGAAGTGTGATGCCGGACTACAAGGAGAAGGAAGCTTTTCTCGCCCGGCAGGGGCAGTTTATGACGCTTTAA
- a CDS encoding GNAT family N-acetyltransferase produces MQQLTLMKDYKHNDPLRKSLSGLAESTFGISFERWYREGFWSERYIPFSYVQEDQVIANVSVTLLDWIINGVKKSAVQIGTVMTHPGYRHRGLSARLMHAVLAEYGDSADFMYLFANDTVLDFYPRFGFIPEEEHLFSMDFSAPLSGAGGIRKLDINSLEDLAFIAKFAEGRLPVSKRFGTGRTQGLLMFYCLEVFNEDIYYLENEDVIVIYKNEGKQLELFDIISHREINLEEILTKLAGRDTEKVLFHFTPDYEGIPVTSTPHHSGLFIRAGGDNIFPHHVKHPATSIA; encoded by the coding sequence ATGCAGCAGCTAACCTTAATGAAGGATTACAAACATAATGACCCCCTCCGTAAAAGCCTGTCCGGGCTTGCCGAAAGCACTTTTGGCATAAGCTTTGAACGCTGGTACCGGGAAGGCTTCTGGAGTGAGCGGTATATCCCTTTTTCTTACGTTCAGGAAGATCAGGTAATTGCCAATGTATCGGTGACCCTGCTTGATTGGATTATTAATGGCGTGAAGAAAAGCGCCGTGCAAATCGGTACAGTGATGACACATCCCGGTTACCGGCATAGGGGCTTATCCGCCCGGTTAATGCATGCTGTGCTGGCAGAGTATGGGGACAGCGCGGACTTTATGTACCTTTTCGCCAACGATACGGTTCTCGATTTCTATCCACGGTTTGGTTTTATTCCAGAAGAGGAGCATCTTTTCAGTATGGACTTTAGCGCCCCCCTTTCGGGGGCAGGGGGGATTCGAAAATTAGATATAAATAGCCTTGAGGATTTAGCCTTCATTGCCAAATTTGCAGAGGGCAGGCTCCCGGTATCCAAGCGCTTCGGAACCGGACGTACGCAAGGCTTGCTTATGTTTTATTGCTTGGAGGTCTTTAATGAAGACATTTATTATCTGGAGAACGAGGACGTTATCGTTATATATAAAAACGAAGGCAAACAGCTGGAGCTTTTTGATATCATTAGCCACAGAGAGATCAACCTTGAAGAGATTCTAACTAAGCTGGCAGGCAGGGATACTGAAAAAGTACTTTTCCACTTTACTCCGGATTACGAAGGGATTCCTGTCACAAGCACCCCGCATCACAGCGGCTTATTCATACGGGCGGGCGGTGATAATATATTCCCTCATCACGTTAAGCACCCGGCTACATCCATTGCTTAA
- a CDS encoding asparagine synthase-related protein encodes MSAIAGIYHLQHQPLDPKQGPDLMQQLSRYPADEIRTWQSTDVFLGCLSQWITPESLGETLPYYDSLRKLAITADAIIDNREELFERLQVPRGDRVSMPDSLLILLAYEKWGEQAPVYLVGDFAFMIWDERKRALFGARDFSGNRTLYFLRSRGLLSFCTVIHPLLSMPGADRTLNEGWASEFLAIHTRTDVSDQYSTVYQSIEQLPPSHSISVKDGNIFFSRYCTLQAPPELRLRSDQEYEEAFREVFGQAVRDRLRTHRAVGANLSGGLDSGSVVSFAARELRRQGQPLHTFSSYPVDHFVDFNIGKRIADERPYIQETIDYVGNVRPNFLNFPDLSPYSEIDDWLDIMEMPYKFIENSYWLKGIFEQAQMKNIGVLLSGQRGNWTISWGPALDYQAKLIREFRWISFYRENRKYNESMGANRRKVFQIVGKKAFPSLTGLLPAKHEAPPDLIHPDFARRTEVDERLKALGINSGSSQTIYDIRRKHFEQPHVWNVNGTIATKLSLKYRVWDRDPTNDLRVIRFCLSVPESQYVQNGVDRSLIRRAMKGLLPDEVRLNRKRRGVQGADGIYRMLPKWDDFLQELREMIQDPRTSAYLNNTGLAGCLNRLGSEPAPNMIFNSDFRLLTRGLVFYRFLKRLS; translated from the coding sequence ATGAGCGCGATTGCGGGAATCTATCATTTACAGCATCAACCTCTGGACCCTAAGCAGGGGCCTGATCTTATGCAGCAGCTCAGCCGCTATCCGGCCGATGAGATCAGGACATGGCAGAGCACAGATGTATTCCTGGGCTGTCTGTCGCAGTGGATTACGCCGGAATCCCTTGGGGAGACGCTTCCTTATTATGATTCCCTGCGGAAGCTGGCCATTACGGCTGACGCCATTATTGATAACCGTGAAGAGTTGTTCGAGCGGCTTCAGGTGCCGCGCGGGGATAGAGTCTCTATGCCGGACAGTCTGCTTATTCTGCTGGCTTATGAGAAATGGGGCGAGCAGGCACCGGTTTATCTTGTCGGTGACTTTGCCTTTATGATCTGGGATGAACGGAAGCGGGCACTGTTCGGGGCCAGAGATTTCTCCGGGAACCGGACGTTGTACTTCCTGCGGTCCAGGGGGCTGTTATCTTTCTGTACCGTCATTCATCCGCTCCTGTCGATGCCGGGGGCAGACCGGACTCTGAATGAGGGTTGGGCCTCCGAGTTCCTGGCGATTCATACACGGACCGATGTTTCGGACCAGTATTCCACAGTCTATCAGTCCATCGAACAACTGCCGCCGTCCCATTCTATTTCCGTAAAGGACGGGAATATCTTCTTCTCCCGGTACTGCACCCTGCAGGCTCCACCCGAGCTGCGGCTGCGGTCAGACCAGGAGTACGAGGAAGCGTTTCGTGAGGTGTTCGGGCAAGCGGTCCGGGACAGGCTCCGGACGCATCGCGCGGTTGGAGCCAACCTAAGCGGAGGCCTCGATTCCGGATCGGTAGTCAGCTTCGCCGCTAGAGAGCTTCGCCGCCAGGGCCAGCCGCTGCATACCTTCAGTTCCTATCCGGTGGATCACTTTGTCGATTTCAACATCGGCAAACGTATCGCCGACGAGCGTCCCTATATCCAGGAAACCATCGATTATGTCGGGAATGTCCGGCCTAACTTTCTGAACTTTCCCGATCTGAGTCCGTACAGTGAAATTGATGACTGGCTGGATATTATGGAGATGCCTTATAAATTTATCGAGAATTCCTATTGGCTCAAAGGGATCTTTGAGCAGGCGCAAATGAAGAACATCGGCGTGCTGCTCAGCGGGCAGAGAGGCAACTGGACCATTTCCTGGGGTCCTGCACTGGATTATCAGGCTAAGCTGATTCGTGAATTCCGCTGGATCTCCTTTTACCGGGAAAACCGGAAGTACAATGAGTCGATGGGGGCAAACCGCAGAAAGGTATTTCAAATTGTCGGCAAAAAAGCCTTCCCGTCGCTGACTGGACTGCTGCCGGCTAAGCACGAAGCTCCGCCTGATCTCATCCACCCTGATTTCGCAAGGCGCACAGAAGTGGACGAACGGCTTAAGGCGCTGGGGATTAACAGTGGCTCTTCCCAGACCATCTACGATATCCGGCGCAAGCATTTTGAACAGCCGCATGTCTGGAATGTGAACGGGACGATAGCAACGAAGCTGTCACTGAAATACCGGGTGTGGGATCGTGATCCTACGAATGATCTGCGGGTTATCCGCTTCTGCCTGTCCGTGCCGGAAAGCCAGTATGTGCAAAATGGGGTGGACCGCTCGCTGATCCGCAGAGCGATGAAAGGACTGCTGCCGGACGAGGTGCGTTTGAACCGGAAACGGCGCGGCGTTCAGGGGGCGGACGGGATTTACCGTATGCTACCGAAGTGGGACGATTTTCTTCAGGAGCTCAGAGAGATGATCCAGGACCCCCGCACCTCTGCTTACCTCAATAATACCGGGCTCGCCGGATGTTTGAACCGGCTGGGTAGTGAGCCCGCACCAAATATGATTTTCAACTCGGATTTTCGCCTTCTGACACGTGGACTTGTGTTTTACCGTTTTCTGAAGCGTTTATCCTGA
- a CDS encoding paeninodin family lasso peptide produces the protein MKKEYSKPALEVLDVKMTMAGPGVAIVDAFQDDPDEVQHYS, from the coding sequence ATGAAAAAGGAATACAGCAAGCCTGCTTTGGAAGTACTCGATGTGAAAATGACTATGGCTGGACCTGGTGTTGCTATCGTCGACGCGTTCCAAGATGATCCGGATGAAGTACAACACTACTCCTAG
- a CDS encoding ATP-binding cassette domain-containing protein — MASTVQGLAYKAFGLQIHSEFPLPELPLTGEPGLIGSVSVIQGDLKERWEAMPKITPSLGVSGHEVMFEAKDTALFAIQDGNTITVSPAPGADPDCIRLFILGSCMGILLMQKQILPLHGSALVIEGKAYALVGRSGAGKSTLASYLMDQGNPLISDDVIPVMVHNGYPFAVPGYPQQKLWQQSLDYLGMNSSLYRPLFERETKFAVPVHDRFHGEPVQLAGLFELSAAPEAPVSLQPIQGMERFHTLYNHTYQRAIVDRIGIREWHFGMLASFVGRLPMYRLTRPEQGFSAPQQTSLILEALQQQLVKEMNS; from the coding sequence ATGGCGAGTACCGTTCAAGGTTTGGCTTACAAAGCATTTGGTCTGCAAATCCACAGCGAATTCCCTTTGCCGGAGCTTCCTCTTACCGGTGAGCCGGGGCTTATTGGCAGCGTATCAGTTATTCAGGGAGATCTGAAGGAACGCTGGGAAGCTATGCCGAAGATCACGCCGAGCCTTGGGGTATCCGGGCATGAGGTTATGTTCGAAGCTAAGGATACAGCCCTCTTTGCTATTCAGGACGGCAATACGATTACAGTATCACCTGCTCCCGGAGCAGATCCCGATTGTATCCGTCTCTTCATTCTGGGAAGCTGCATGGGTATTCTGCTGATGCAGAAACAGATTCTTCCGCTTCATGGAAGCGCGCTTGTTATTGAAGGCAAGGCATACGCGCTGGTTGGGCGTTCAGGGGCAGGCAAATCAACGCTGGCCTCGTATTTGATGGATCAGGGGAACCCGCTGATCAGTGACGACGTTATTCCCGTTATGGTGCACAATGGATATCCATTTGCAGTTCCAGGTTATCCGCAGCAGAAGCTGTGGCAGCAGAGCCTGGACTATTTGGGAATGAATTCGTCCCTCTACCGTCCGCTGTTTGAGCGGGAAACCAAGTTTGCCGTACCGGTGCATGACCGCTTTCACGGCGAACCTGTGCAGCTTGCAGGGTTGTTTGAATTATCTGCCGCCCCGGAGGCTCCGGTCAGTCTGCAGCCGATTCAAGGCATGGAGCGGTTCCACACATTGTACAATCATACCTATCAAAGAGCGATTGTCGACCGGATCGGGATCCGCGAGTGGCATTTCGGCATGCTGGCTTCTTTCGTGGGGCGGCTGCCGATGTACCGGTTGACCCGGCCTGAGCAGGGCTTTAGCGCTCCGCAGCAAACGTCGCTTATTCTTGAAGCATTACAGCAGCAACTAGTGAAGGAGATGAACTCATGA